Proteins encoded within one genomic window of Sorex araneus isolate mSorAra2 chromosome 9, mSorAra2.pri, whole genome shotgun sequence:
- the C9H12orf43 gene encoding protein CUSTOS isoform X1, which yields MAAPCGAMSELESSSGSEAEELARCREAAMPAWGLEQRSTGPGRPRADPAKSQLPPTQPSLRRKVDDHEQDGNELQTTPEFRAHVAKKLGALLDSSITISEVARAPAKARTPRDPTEDSGFRLFFTSLPGDPERKASPPRPQKRPPSSSSSSEESDQELQRCREAAVSASDLLQESALHGPEQLEKDVVKKKKKKKKKKKKLQVPAQEAASASLAATTAVDTPEKEATKLNGDQTSPRAKKKKKKKKAKQAGEAAPSP from the exons ATGGCGGCGCCCTGTGGCGCCATGAGTGAACTGGAGAGCAGCAGCGGCAGCGAGGCGGAGGAACTGGCGCGATGCCGCGAGGCGGCGATGCCAGCCTGGGGCTTGGAGCAGCGCTCGACGGGGCCGGGAAGGCCGCGGGCCG ACCCTGCAAAGAGCCAGCTGCCACCCACCCAGCCAAGCCTCAG GCGCAAGGTGGATGATCACGAGCAGGATGGCAACGAGCTCCAGACCACCCCCGAGTTCCGAGCCCACGTAGCTAAGAAGCTGGGCGCCCTCCTGGACAG CTCCATCACCATCTCAGAAGTCGCCAGGGCGCCGGCAAAGGCCAGGACCCCGAGAGACCCCACGGAGGATAGTG GGTTCCGCCTTTTCTTCACCTCCCTCCCGGGAGACCCCGAGAGGAAAGCGTCCCCTCCGCGCCCCCAAAAGCGGCCGCCTTCCAGCTCCAg CAGCAGCGAGGAGAGTGACCAAGAACTGCAGCGGTGCCGGGAGGCGGCCGTGTCGGCCTCTGACCTCCTGCAGGAGTCCGCCCTCCACGGCCCCGAGCAGCTGGAGAAAGACGtggtgaagaagaagaagaagaagaagaagaaaaagaagaagctgcAGGTGCCAGCCCAGGAGGCCGCCAGCGCCAGCCTAGCTGCCACCACCGCCGTGGACACGCCAGAAAAGGAAGCGACGAAACTCAACGGAGACCAGACGTCCCCGAGagccaagaagaagaaaaagaagaaaaaggcaaaGCAGGCGGGCGAGGCTGCCccgtccccctga
- the C9H12orf43 gene encoding protein CUSTOS isoform X2 has translation MAAPCGAMSELESSSGSEAEELARCREAAMPAWGLEQRSTGPGRPRADPAKSQLPPTQPSLRRKVDDHEQDGNELQTTPEFRAHVAKKLGALLDSSITISEVARAPAKARTPRDPTEDSGFRLFFTSLPGDPERKASPPRPQKRPPSSSSSEESDQELQRCREAAVSASDLLQESALHGPEQLEKDVVKKKKKKKKKKKKLQVPAQEAASASLAATTAVDTPEKEATKLNGDQTSPRAKKKKKKKKAKQAGEAAPSP, from the exons ATGGCGGCGCCCTGTGGCGCCATGAGTGAACTGGAGAGCAGCAGCGGCAGCGAGGCGGAGGAACTGGCGCGATGCCGCGAGGCGGCGATGCCAGCCTGGGGCTTGGAGCAGCGCTCGACGGGGCCGGGAAGGCCGCGGGCCG ACCCTGCAAAGAGCCAGCTGCCACCCACCCAGCCAAGCCTCAG GCGCAAGGTGGATGATCACGAGCAGGATGGCAACGAGCTCCAGACCACCCCCGAGTTCCGAGCCCACGTAGCTAAGAAGCTGGGCGCCCTCCTGGACAG CTCCATCACCATCTCAGAAGTCGCCAGGGCGCCGGCAAAGGCCAGGACCCCGAGAGACCCCACGGAGGATAGTG GGTTCCGCCTTTTCTTCACCTCCCTCCCGGGAGACCCCGAGAGGAAAGCGTCCCCTCCGCGCCCCCAAAAGCGGCCGCCTTCCAGCTCCAg CAGCGAGGAGAGTGACCAAGAACTGCAGCGGTGCCGGGAGGCGGCCGTGTCGGCCTCTGACCTCCTGCAGGAGTCCGCCCTCCACGGCCCCGAGCAGCTGGAGAAAGACGtggtgaagaagaagaagaagaagaagaagaaaaagaagaagctgcAGGTGCCAGCCCAGGAGGCCGCCAGCGCCAGCCTAGCTGCCACCACCGCCGTGGACACGCCAGAAAAGGAAGCGACGAAACTCAACGGAGACCAGACGTCCCCGAGagccaagaagaagaaaaagaagaaaaaggcaaaGCAGGCGGGCGAGGCTGCCccgtccccctga
- the LOC101544279 gene encoding 2'-5'-oligoadenylate synthase-like protein — protein sequence MALAPELYETPASSLDTFVAHWVQPTQEWKERVLEVGGAVEKFLREEHFQREHGLDQEVRMLKVVKVGSLGNGTGPRGCTEVELVVFPSCFHSFREGASLHHAVLQLIRRRAWRSRDLLALGLENASVVQGVPDTLIFTFWSWRMQEAITVSIVPAYKALGPSVANAQPLPPAIYDDLIKAKGNPGHFSPSFCELQRNFVKHRPTKLKSLVRLVKHWYLQAHHPGPRGPHPQCG from the exons ATGGCCCTGGCCCCGGAGCTGTACGAGACCCCAGCGTCCAGTCTGGACACCTTCGTGGCACACTgggtgcagccaacccaggagtGGAAGGAGAGGGTACTGGAGGTCGGAGGCGCGGTGGAGAAGTTCCTTCGGGAGGAGCACTTCCAGCGGGAGCACGGGTTGGACCAGGAGGTGCGGATGCTGAAGGTGGTCAAG GTGGGCTCCCTGGGGAACGGCACGGGGCCCCGCGGCTGCACCGAGGTGGAGCTGGTGGTGTTCCCGAGCTGTTTCCACAGCTTCCGGGAGGGAGCCAGTCTCCACCACGCCGTCCTGCAGCTGATTCGGAGAAGGGCCTGGCGCTCGCGAGACCTgctggccttggggctggagaacgCCAGCGTGGTCCAGGGAGTCCCCGACACTCTCATCTTCACCTTCTGGTCCTGGAGGATGCAGGAAGCCATCACTGTCAGCATCGTGCCAGCCTACAAGGCCCTGG gacCTTCGGTCGCCAACGCTCAGCCTCTACCTCCTGCCATCTATGACGATCTGATTAAGGCCAAGGGCAACCCTGGGCATTTCTCTCCATCCTTCTGCGAGCTGCAGAGAAACTTCGTGAAGCATCGGCCCACCAAGCTGAAGAGCCTCGTGCGGCTGGTGAAACACTGGTACCTGCAG GCCCATCATCCTGGACCCCGCGGACCCCACCCACAATGTGGCTGA